One part of the Dyadobacter sp. 676 genome encodes these proteins:
- a CDS encoding FtsX-like permease family protein, whose protein sequence is MKYFSSMDLGFQKDEIVNIAIPNQEKGVLEKLRSDIQAIPGVKAITYSAFTPMSRSNWQTAFKYENDAEFLDFEVVMRPADTAYFNTYGLKMAAGRMYLPSDTIREYVVNEAFAQKMGFKNLQDIIGKRLTIGGSDFKLPVVGVVKNFNTYTLHQEIIPCVMTTMRDNYQTLSVKLDKNAGIEQINRIEKAWSALFPDYLFKYTFFDQTIDSFYEKEAKFLSLFKILSFIAIFIGCLGLYGVVAFMAESRTKEMGIRKAIGASAMNIFGLFSIDFIKLVVIALVIASPIAWYFMNEWLQDFSYKVQISWWLFMVAGIAAVLIALVTISFQSIRAALTNPVKALRSE, encoded by the coding sequence ATGAAATATTTCAGTTCGATGGATTTGGGCTTTCAGAAGGATGAGATCGTAAATATTGCCATTCCTAATCAGGAGAAGGGGGTTCTGGAAAAATTGCGGTCCGATATCCAGGCGATTCCCGGCGTCAAAGCGATTACTTACAGCGCCTTTACCCCGATGTCGAGAAGCAACTGGCAGACTGCTTTTAAATATGAGAACGATGCGGAGTTTCTTGATTTTGAGGTAGTGATGCGTCCGGCCGATACGGCTTACTTCAATACTTATGGTTTGAAAATGGCGGCCGGCAGAATGTATCTGCCCTCGGACACGATCCGGGAATACGTGGTAAATGAAGCTTTTGCCCAAAAAATGGGTTTCAAAAACCTTCAGGACATCATCGGAAAGCGGCTTACCATCGGGGGCAGCGATTTTAAGCTACCCGTCGTAGGGGTTGTGAAAAATTTCAATACTTACACCCTGCATCAGGAAATTATCCCCTGCGTAATGACGACCATGCGGGATAACTACCAGACTTTGAGCGTAAAACTGGATAAGAATGCGGGGATCGAGCAGATCAACCGCATTGAAAAAGCATGGTCCGCCCTCTTCCCGGACTATTTGTTCAAATACACTTTCTTTGACCAGACGATCGACAGTTTCTATGAGAAAGAAGCCAAGTTTCTCTCACTCTTTAAAATCCTGAGCTTCATCGCGATATTTATCGGATGCCTTGGCCTGTATGGTGTGGTTGCGTTCATGGCCGAATCGCGTACCAAGGAAATGGGCATCCGCAAGGCGATCGGAGCATCGGCAATGAATATCTTCGGACTGTTTTCGATCGATTTTATCAAGCTGGTGGTGATTGCGCTGGTAATCGCGTCGCCGATTGCCTGGTACTTCATGAATGAATGGTTACAGGATTTCAGCTATAAAGTGCAAATCAGTTGGTGGCTCTTTATGGTAGCCGGTATCGCGGCGGTGCTGATCGCCCTGGTAACGATCAGCTTCCAGAGTATAAGGGCGGCCCTTACCAATCCCGTAAAAGCATTGAGGAGCGAATGA
- a CDS encoding outer membrane beta-barrel family protein, with protein sequence MKTLFQLLMSILIPALICCQDSFAQVAPLGGSIKGVVADSATGKVLDFVTVNLMKDKNTAVKVDFSKADGSFTFQNLKPMKYALVLVGVGYKNKIVDVDLTDSTRQHIDLGNITISQQAVGLKEVTVTALKPIVKQEVDRISYDLEADPESKVYSVLEMMRKVPYLSLDAEDNISLKGNTDFKILINGKPSSMVERSYKDVLRSMPASSIVRIEVITTPPAKYDAEGLAGIINIITNKKIDNGYNGTLNISERFPTGGPGVGGSLSAQLGKIGMSLNAGVNQYKTPSTQSLTNRVTKGTNPTELDQRGWNEVNNKNGYVGYEITYEIDTLNLLSAQLNVNGGRNRENGYQASLLNAGDEILERYNVTNRNSDRGAGRDAAVNYQKGFKSDKNRLLTFSYRYYGYDNKQTGNIHISDRINYDRPDYRQINDQSFSEQTFQVDLVYPVKKLNIEAGVKGIMRDNKSDFQYAVFNAETNSYDPDAAMSNKYNNTQKVFGAYNTYQYNFKNWGVKAGARIEQTIIDADFISTDSKVTQNYFNLIPSVSVNRKLKNNAGINFGYSKRIQRPGIWQLNPFIDRSNPSFERTGNPDLRPAFVNDLQLSYNKAKKGNINFGIGYTHFKDLIFQIAVFNPETQITRRSYGNTGRARLISGNLNANYPITKKWNFSTNFRIAHGKVTGIVNGVEITNSGVMYQLSLSTGYKLPKDWRVNANLNANGPGVNLQGTTNSIQSTSFSVNKDVVKDKLSLSAAVSNPFTKFRRFNNETFGPDFDQFTDRWNYFRSFNFSLNYKFGKLKDGIKKNKRGIRNDDVQNSGN encoded by the coding sequence ATGAAAACATTATTCCAACTACTCATGTCCATTCTGATTCCGGCACTGATTTGCTGCCAGGATTCGTTCGCACAGGTAGCTCCTTTGGGAGGAAGCATCAAAGGTGTCGTTGCCGATTCCGCAACCGGCAAAGTGCTCGATTTTGTTACTGTCAATCTCATGAAGGATAAAAACACGGCGGTGAAAGTCGATTTCTCAAAGGCCGACGGGTCATTTACTTTTCAGAACCTGAAACCAATGAAATATGCATTGGTACTGGTTGGGGTAGGTTACAAGAACAAGATTGTCGATGTCGATTTGACGGATAGTACCCGCCAGCACATCGATTTGGGAAACATTACAATCAGCCAGCAGGCGGTAGGGCTCAAAGAAGTGACGGTTACGGCCCTGAAACCGATTGTAAAGCAAGAGGTCGACCGGATCAGTTACGATCTCGAAGCCGATCCCGAGAGTAAGGTCTACAGCGTGCTCGAAATGATGCGGAAAGTGCCCTACCTGTCGCTGGATGCCGAGGACAACATTTCACTCAAAGGCAATACCGATTTCAAGATCCTGATCAACGGCAAGCCTTCAAGTATGGTGGAGCGGAGCTATAAGGATGTGCTGCGTAGCATGCCGGCGTCGTCGATCGTGCGCATAGAAGTGATCACCACGCCGCCCGCGAAATACGATGCGGAAGGGCTGGCGGGGATTATCAACATCATTACCAATAAAAAAATAGACAACGGGTACAATGGCACGCTCAATATCAGCGAACGCTTCCCAACGGGCGGACCGGGAGTCGGTGGCTCGCTCTCGGCCCAGCTCGGGAAGATCGGAATGTCGCTGAATGCGGGTGTGAATCAATACAAAACCCCATCGACCCAGTCGCTCACAAACCGTGTGACCAAGGGGACCAACCCCACGGAACTCGACCAGCGCGGCTGGAACGAGGTCAACAACAAGAATGGCTATGTGGGCTACGAGATCACCTACGAAATCGATACGCTCAACCTGCTGAGTGCCCAATTGAACGTCAATGGGGGCCGGAACCGGGAGAACGGCTACCAGGCGTCGCTTTTAAATGCCGGTGACGAAATCCTCGAACGTTATAATGTCACCAACAGGAATTCTGACAGGGGCGCGGGCCGTGACGCGGCGGTCAACTATCAAAAAGGTTTTAAATCCGATAAAAACCGCTTGCTGACCTTTTCTTACCGCTACTATGGCTACGATAACAAGCAGACCGGTAACATACATATCTCCGACCGTATCAACTACGATCGTCCCGACTACCGGCAGATCAACGACCAGAGTTTTTCAGAGCAGACTTTCCAGGTGGACCTGGTGTACCCTGTTAAAAAACTGAATATTGAAGCAGGTGTCAAAGGCATCATGCGCGATAACAAGAGCGATTTCCAGTACGCGGTTTTCAATGCGGAAACCAATTCGTACGACCCGGATGCCGCTATGAGCAATAAATACAACAATACCCAGAAGGTATTCGGCGCTTACAATACCTACCAATACAATTTCAAGAACTGGGGCGTTAAGGCCGGCGCACGCATTGAACAGACGATTATCGACGCCGATTTCATCTCCACCGATTCGAAAGTGACGCAGAATTATTTTAACCTGATCCCCTCCGTGTCGGTCAACCGGAAGTTAAAAAACAATGCGGGGATCAACTTCGGGTACAGCAAGCGGATTCAGCGGCCGGGTATCTGGCAACTCAATCCGTTTATCGACCGTTCCAACCCGAGCTTCGAGCGCACCGGTAACCCCGATCTGCGGCCCGCATTTGTGAACGATCTGCAATTGAGTTACAACAAGGCCAAAAAAGGGAATATCAATTTTGGCATAGGCTACACGCATTTTAAAGACCTTATTTTCCAGATCGCCGTTTTTAATCCCGAAACGCAGATCACGCGCAGGTCTTACGGCAATACCGGCCGCGCGCGGCTCATCAGCGGTAACCTGAATGCGAATTACCCCATCACCAAAAAATGGAATTTCAGCACCAACTTCCGTATTGCGCACGGCAAGGTAACGGGTATCGTGAACGGTGTGGAGATCACCAACAGCGGGGTAATGTACCAGCTCTCACTTTCTACCGGCTACAAGTTGCCGAAAGACTGGCGCGTGAATGCCAATCTCAACGCCAATGGCCCTGGCGTGAATTTGCAAGGTACGACGAATTCAATCCAAAGCACGTCGTTCAGCGTGAATAAGGATGTGGTGAAGGACAAGCTGTCGCTTTCAGCTGCCGTGAGTAATCCGTTTACCAAATTCAGGAGGTTTAACAACGAAACTTTCGGTCCGGATTTCGACCAGTTTACCGACCGCTGGAATTACTTCCGGTCGTTCAATTTCAGCCTGAACTACAAATTTGGGAAATTGAAAGACGGCATTAAAAAGAACAAAAGGGGCATTCGCAACGACGACGTCCAGAATAGCGGCAATTGA
- a CDS encoding ABC transporter permease, whose amino-acid sequence MIKNYLVIALRNLLKNKVYSLINIVGLAVGIAVTMLIGLWVWDELSYNKYHKNYDRIVQAWISQTFNGETGTGTAVSIPSVTEMATKYPADFRHTALASWNFGHLLANGDKKINKTGMWAQPSLPEMLGLKMIRGDYNALKNPGSVVICESLAKALFGDADPLNKALKLDIKKDVKVTGVYEDIPFNSNFNELYLILPWNDYLQAEGWVKEAQTQWGNHSFQWFAQVADHADIATVSRKIRDVEMPHAFSKTDKPQYLLHPMSRWHLYSDFKDGRNVGGRIQFVWLFGIIGAFVLLLACINFMNLSTARSEKRAKEVGIRKSIGSLKSQLIAQFLSESFLVVMFALVLAILIVLVSLPAFNGLAGKQVKFPFFYWQFWLVLIAFALFTGLVAGSYPAFYLSSFNPLSVLKGTFRVGKYSAVPRKVMVVLQFTVSITLIIGTIIVFQQIQHAKDRPVGYDRQGLLQINISPNLWGKYYPLRDDLLKTGAVYEMSESSSPTTGIYSNQIGFEWEGLEPGSVPLFGTIACTHDFGKTIGWKIVDGRDFSREFSTDTAAFILNESAVKLTGLKNIIGKTIRYNGKPRQVVGVIKDMVMQSPYEPAVPTIFMLNYEWASLINVKLTPGAPVEKALKKVEAVFRKHDPDSPFEFKFADDEYDAKFRSEEQIGKLARVFAVLAVFISCLGLFGLAAYTAEQRTKEIGIRKALGASVAQMWAMLSKEFVYLVIISCVIASPIALYFLSDWLDKYEYHIQLSWVVFVVAALLAVAITLLTVSFQAIKAALMNPVKSLRSE is encoded by the coding sequence ATGATCAAGAACTATCTGGTAATCGCGCTCCGAAACCTTCTTAAAAACAAAGTTTATTCGCTGATCAACATCGTCGGGCTTGCAGTAGGCATTGCCGTAACGATGCTGATCGGCTTGTGGGTTTGGGATGAACTTTCCTATAACAAATACCACAAAAACTACGATCGCATCGTGCAGGCGTGGATCAGCCAGACCTTCAATGGCGAAACCGGTACCGGCACGGCGGTTTCCATTCCTTCGGTAACGGAAATGGCGACGAAGTATCCGGCGGATTTCCGGCATACCGCGCTGGCTTCCTGGAATTTCGGGCATTTGCTGGCTAATGGCGATAAGAAGATCAATAAAACGGGTATGTGGGCGCAGCCTTCGCTTCCCGAAATGCTGGGCCTGAAAATGATCCGAGGCGATTATAATGCACTGAAAAACCCGGGATCGGTGGTGATATGCGAATCGCTCGCCAAAGCACTTTTCGGTGATGCTGACCCGTTGAACAAAGCGCTCAAACTCGATATCAAGAAAGATGTGAAGGTGACGGGCGTTTATGAGGATATTCCTTTTAATTCGAATTTCAATGAATTGTACCTGATCCTGCCATGGAACGACTACCTGCAAGCAGAGGGCTGGGTGAAGGAAGCACAAACACAATGGGGTAACCACTCTTTCCAATGGTTCGCGCAGGTGGCCGATCACGCGGATATCGCCACGGTTTCTCGTAAAATCCGGGATGTGGAAATGCCGCACGCATTCTCAAAAACCGATAAGCCGCAATATTTGCTGCATCCGATGAGCCGCTGGCACCTGTATTCCGATTTCAAGGACGGCCGGAATGTAGGCGGGCGTATTCAGTTCGTATGGCTTTTTGGCATAATCGGCGCTTTTGTGCTGCTTCTGGCTTGCATTAATTTCATGAACCTGAGCACGGCCAGGTCGGAGAAACGGGCCAAGGAGGTGGGTATCCGCAAGTCGATCGGGTCGCTCAAAAGCCAGTTGATAGCCCAATTTTTGAGCGAATCGTTCCTGGTTGTCATGTTTGCGCTGGTACTGGCGATCCTGATCGTACTCGTCTCGTTACCGGCATTCAACGGCCTGGCGGGCAAGCAAGTGAAGTTTCCGTTCTTTTACTGGCAGTTCTGGCTGGTTTTGATCGCCTTCGCATTGTTTACAGGCCTGGTAGCCGGAAGTTACCCGGCGTTTTACCTCTCGTCGTTCAACCCGCTCTCCGTTCTGAAAGGCACATTCCGGGTTGGCAAATATTCGGCTGTTCCACGGAAGGTGATGGTCGTCTTGCAATTCACTGTTTCAATTACGCTTATTATCGGGACAATCATCGTATTTCAGCAAATCCAGCATGCCAAAGACCGGCCTGTTGGTTACGACCGTCAGGGACTTTTGCAGATTAATATCTCGCCCAATCTATGGGGCAAATATTATCCTTTGCGAGATGATTTGCTCAAAACGGGCGCTGTTTACGAAATGAGCGAGTCGTCGAGCCCTACTACGGGCATCTACTCCAATCAGATCGGCTTTGAATGGGAAGGACTGGAGCCTGGCTCGGTACCATTATTCGGGACGATCGCCTGTACGCATGATTTTGGTAAAACCATTGGCTGGAAAATCGTCGACGGTCGCGATTTTTCGAGGGAGTTCTCCACCGACACCGCCGCATTCATCCTCAACGAATCGGCCGTCAAGCTTACCGGTCTTAAAAATATCATTGGCAAAACGATCCGCTACAACGGCAAGCCGCGGCAGGTGGTCGGTGTCATCAAAGACATGGTCATGCAATCGCCTTACGAGCCGGCCGTGCCGACTATTTTTATGCTGAACTACGAATGGGCCAGCCTGATCAACGTCAAACTTACGCCGGGCGCGCCCGTAGAGAAGGCTTTGAAGAAAGTAGAGGCGGTTTTCCGTAAACACGATCCGGATTCGCCGTTCGAATTCAAGTTTGCAGACGACGAATATGACGCCAAATTCAGGTCTGAGGAGCAGATCGGGAAGCTGGCGCGGGTATTTGCGGTGCTGGCGGTGTTTATTTCCTGCCTGGGGCTGTTTGGACTGGCCGCTTATACCGCCGAGCAGCGTACGAAGGAGATCGGTATCCGTAAAGCATTGGGCGCGAGCGTGGCGCAGATGTGGGCGATGCTCTCCAAAGAATTTGTATATCTGGTGATTATCTCATGCGTCATCGCTTCACCCATTGCGCTCTATTTCCTGAGCGACTGGCTGGATAAATACGAGTATCATATTCAATTAAGTTGGGTCGTGTTCGTCGTTGCGGCACTGCTCGCGGTAGCCATCACGCTGCTTACAGTCAGCTTCCAGGCGATCAAGGCAGCTTTGATGAATCCGGTTAAATCGCTGCGGAGTGAATGA
- a CDS encoding RNA polymerase sigma factor has protein sequence MSRIAIECMKNHDDRVHIENVKQGNLASYTYLVEKYKNMAFTIAMKILSNAQDAEDVAQESFVKAYMQIGSFEGKSKFSTWLYTIVYRTAVSKLQQPRLALRSIDDEFEENYHYEHSPPPLEALQAREREQFVKDAINRLPKMEALIVTLYYLNESPIEEIEQITGLSNSNVKVKLFRARKVLGKELQFLL, from the coding sequence ATGAGCAGAATAGCCATCGAATGCATGAAGAACCACGACGACCGGGTCCATATCGAAAACGTAAAGCAAGGCAACCTTGCCTCATATACCTATCTGGTCGAGAAGTACAAAAACATGGCATTCACGATTGCCATGAAGATCCTCTCGAATGCGCAGGACGCCGAGGATGTGGCGCAGGAAAGTTTTGTGAAAGCTTATATGCAGATCGGCAGCTTCGAAGGGAAATCCAAGTTCTCAACCTGGCTTTACACCATTGTTTATCGAACGGCCGTTTCGAAATTACAGCAACCCCGGCTCGCATTGCGAAGCATCGACGACGAATTTGAAGAAAACTACCATTATGAACACAGCCCACCGCCGTTGGAAGCGTTGCAGGCGCGTGAGCGAGAGCAATTTGTAAAGGACGCGATCAACCGCCTGCCCAAAATGGAGGCATTAATCGTCACTTTGTATTACCTCAATGAAAGCCCCATCGAAGAAATCGAACAGATCACCGGGCTTTCGAACAGTAACGTGAAAGTAAAGCTGTTCCGGGCCAGGAAGGTGCTGGGCAAAGAATTGCAATTTTTGTTATAA
- a CDS encoding DUF6249 domain-containing protein produces the protein MNGVLVSVAAFLGIFGIVYVFLMTRHRERIALIEKGADASIFSDKNQSYYPTLKFGMLFVGIALGILTGNWLDKSYDFSKGVAYLAMVFLFGGVSLILNFLIERYLNKSRQAD, from the coding sequence ATGAATGGCGTACTTGTTTCTGTTGCCGCTTTTCTGGGCATATTCGGGATTGTCTATGTGTTCCTGATGACGCGCCATCGCGAACGTATAGCGCTGATCGAGAAGGGGGCCGACGCGTCCATCTTTTCGGATAAGAACCAATCGTATTATCCAACATTGAAATTCGGTATGCTTTTCGTAGGCATTGCGCTTGGTATCCTCACGGGTAACTGGCTGGATAAATCCTACGATTTCAGCAAAGGGGTGGCCTATCTGGCGATGGTTTTCCTCTTCGGCGGTGTTAGTCTTATCCTTAATTTCCTTATTGAAAGGTATCTGAACAAATCCCGGCAGGCCGACTAG